In Mycobacterium sp. JS623, one genomic interval encodes:
- the lnt gene encoding apolipoprotein N-acyltransferase translates to MGKPGRRREWSRAVDDTDIFPPVVDDEEEPVEGEDYSELAPSDRTDRGAQIRFWAKQLGLAVVDRLTQLGATIVAAVALCASFPPFGWWFMAFVAFGLLAWVLTRDTTTRAGGFGYGFLFGLVFYLPLLPWISGLVGAIPWIALCILEALFPALFGWAAVFVRQLSGWPFWFAALWAAQEWLKSTVPFGGFPWGVVGFSQTDGPLLALAQFGGAPLVSFAVALIGVSLAALTFEVVKWLRHNDAHAAAPSVVVLPGVCISAVLLVTALAWPHVRQSGVGAGDDPAITVAAVQGNVPRLGLEFNAQRRAVLDNHVHETLQLADDVHAGRAPQPMVVIWPENSSDIDPLTNPDARDEINTAAAAINAPILVGGVLAATDYSPDNPVATNSVIVWNPGTGPADRHDKQIIQPFGEYLPWRGFFKHLSSYADRAGYFVPGTGNGVVNAAGVPIGVTTCWEVIFDRAARESVQNGAQLLAVPANNATFTEAMSEQQLAFARLRAVEHDRYVVVSGTTGISAIVAPDGRELARTSFFEPAYLDSQVRLKTQLTPATRWGPIVQGLLVVLGIASVITAILHNGSFVRRLGRRGKD, encoded by the coding sequence ATGGGTAAGCCGGGCCGTCGCCGCGAGTGGTCCCGCGCCGTCGACGATACGGACATCTTTCCGCCTGTCGTCGACGACGAGGAAGAGCCCGTCGAAGGGGAGGACTACTCAGAGCTCGCCCCGTCCGACCGGACGGACAGGGGAGCCCAAATCCGCTTCTGGGCAAAGCAACTCGGCCTGGCTGTGGTGGACCGGCTGACGCAGTTGGGTGCAACGATCGTCGCGGCGGTGGCGCTGTGCGCGAGTTTCCCACCGTTCGGCTGGTGGTTCATGGCCTTTGTCGCGTTCGGCCTGCTCGCCTGGGTGCTGACCCGGGACACCACAACGCGTGCCGGCGGATTCGGCTACGGCTTCCTGTTCGGGTTGGTGTTTTATCTGCCGCTGCTACCGTGGATCAGCGGATTGGTCGGGGCGATACCGTGGATCGCGCTGTGCATACTCGAGGCGCTTTTCCCCGCGCTGTTCGGCTGGGCCGCCGTGTTCGTCCGGCAACTGTCCGGCTGGCCGTTCTGGTTTGCCGCGCTTTGGGCGGCCCAAGAGTGGCTCAAGTCAACGGTGCCCTTCGGTGGATTCCCTTGGGGGGTAGTCGGTTTCAGTCAAACCGATGGGCCGCTGCTGGCGCTCGCGCAATTCGGCGGTGCGCCCCTGGTGTCGTTCGCAGTGGCGTTGATCGGGGTCAGTCTCGCAGCGCTGACCTTCGAGGTCGTGAAGTGGTTGCGCCACAACGACGCTCACGCCGCAGCGCCGTCGGTGGTGGTGCTGCCCGGCGTGTGCATCAGCGCCGTGCTGCTGGTCACCGCACTCGCCTGGCCGCATGTGCGGCAGTCGGGGGTGGGCGCAGGCGACGACCCCGCGATCACGGTTGCCGCCGTGCAGGGCAACGTGCCGCGGCTTGGGCTGGAATTCAACGCCCAACGCCGCGCCGTTCTCGACAACCACGTTCACGAGACGCTGCAGCTGGCCGATGATGTGCACGCGGGCCGGGCACCGCAACCGATGGTCGTCATCTGGCCGGAGAACTCCTCCGATATCGATCCGCTGACCAATCCAGACGCCCGCGACGAGATCAACACCGCCGCGGCGGCGATCAACGCGCCGATCCTGGTCGGCGGTGTGCTGGCCGCCACCGACTACAGCCCCGACAATCCGGTGGCGACCAACTCGGTGATCGTCTGGAACCCGGGTACCGGCCCCGCCGACCGGCATGACAAGCAGATCATCCAGCCGTTCGGCGAGTACCTACCGTGGCGCGGATTCTTCAAGCACCTGTCGTCCTACGCAGATCGGGCCGGGTACTTCGTGCCCGGCACGGGCAATGGGGTGGTCAACGCCGCCGGTGTGCCCATCGGCGTGACGACGTGCTGGGAGGTGATCTTCGACCGCGCGGCGCGCGAGTCGGTGCAAAACGGTGCGCAACTGCTGGCCGTGCCCGCCAACAACGCGACGTTCACCGAGGCGATGAGCGAGCAGCAACTCGCATTCGCCAGGCTCCGAGCCGTTGAGCACGACCGATACGTCGTGGTGTCGGGCACCACGGGGATCAGCGCGATCGTCGCCCCCGACGGACGTGAACTAGCACGCACCTCGTTCTTCGAACCTGCCTACCTCGACTCACAGGTGCGGTTAAAGACGCAGCTCACGCCCGCAACGCGCTGGGGGCCGATCGTCCAGGGGCTGCTGGTGGTCCTCGGCATTGCGTCTGTGATCACCGCGATACTGCACAATGGGAGTTTCGTGCGTCGGCTCGGCCGGCGCGGCAAGGACTGA
- a CDS encoding amidohydrolase — protein sequence MTTLLLNGRVHSPAMPDATAMAITDGVIAWVGVDDVGRQQFPEAQLVDLDGAFVAPAFVDSHVHLTATGLTLAGLDLRAATSLRDCLQRVGDYARAHPDGPIWGHGWDETGWPENTAPSTDDLDQVVGDRPAYLARVDVHSAAASTALRRLAPALADAAGFDPQRPLTSAAHHVVRAAARDRLTSAQRRDARLAALDAAAALGIVAVHECAGPDIGGLDDWTEVRDTDHGVEVIGYWGEHVTTAEAARELIDRTGARGLAGDLFVDGALGSRTAWLHQPYHDEAGTCGNAYLDGDSIAAHVRACTEAGMTAGFHVIGDAAVTAIVSALETVVEQFGAPAVARCGHRLEHLEMVTEDQARKLGSWGVFASMQPNFDALWGGENGMYVRRLGRDRGTKLNPFALLASQGVPIAFGSDSPVTGLDPWATVRAASRHRTPGSAVSVRAAFAAATRGAWRAGGVRDGITGTLVPGAPASYAIWETDELEVSAPADAVQRWSTDQRSRVPALPRLDDPLPRCRQTVHRGAVIHG from the coding sequence GTGACGACGCTTCTTCTCAACGGCCGGGTGCACAGCCCAGCCATGCCCGACGCCACCGCGATGGCCATCACCGACGGCGTCATTGCCTGGGTCGGCGTCGATGATGTTGGGCGCCAACAGTTTCCGGAAGCACAGCTCGTCGACCTTGACGGCGCCTTCGTCGCGCCTGCATTCGTCGACAGTCACGTCCACCTCACCGCCACCGGGCTCACACTGGCCGGACTCGACCTTCGGGCCGCAACGTCGTTGCGCGACTGCCTGCAGCGCGTCGGTGACTACGCGCGTGCACATCCGGACGGCCCCATCTGGGGCCACGGTTGGGACGAAACCGGCTGGCCGGAAAACACCGCGCCCAGCACCGACGACCTGGACCAAGTCGTAGGCGATCGGCCCGCCTACCTGGCCCGCGTCGACGTGCATTCCGCGGCGGCATCGACTGCGCTGCGCCGACTGGCCCCGGCTCTTGCCGACGCGGCGGGCTTTGACCCGCAGCGGCCGTTGACCAGCGCCGCACATCACGTGGTGCGCGCGGCCGCCCGCGACCGGCTGACCTCAGCGCAGCGTCGCGACGCCCGGCTGGCCGCCCTGGACGCTGCCGCCGCGTTGGGCATCGTCGCAGTGCACGAGTGCGCAGGCCCCGACATCGGCGGTCTCGACGACTGGACCGAGGTCCGCGACACCGACCACGGAGTCGAGGTGATCGGTTACTGGGGCGAGCACGTCACCACCGCCGAGGCCGCGCGTGAGCTCATCGACCGCACCGGCGCCCGCGGGCTGGCCGGCGACCTGTTCGTCGACGGCGCGCTTGGTTCGCGCACCGCATGGCTGCACCAGCCCTACCACGACGAGGCGGGGACCTGCGGTAATGCCTACCTCGACGGCGACTCCATCGCCGCCCACGTACGCGCTTGCACCGAGGCAGGCATGACCGCGGGCTTCCACGTCATCGGCGATGCCGCCGTCACTGCCATCGTTAGCGCACTCGAGACGGTCGTCGAGCAGTTCGGCGCGCCCGCGGTCGCGCGTTGCGGTCATCGGCTGGAGCACCTCGAGATGGTCACCGAGGACCAAGCCCGCAAGCTCGGCTCGTGGGGTGTGTTCGCCAGCATGCAGCCGAACTTCGATGCGCTGTGGGGTGGCGAGAACGGCATGTACGTCCGGCGTCTCGGGCGTGACCGAGGCACCAAATTGAACCCGTTTGCGCTGCTAGCATCCCAAGGCGTGCCAATCGCCTTCGGCTCCGACAGCCCGGTCACGGGCCTTGATCCGTGGGCGACGGTGCGTGCCGCGAGCCGACACCGCACCCCAGGCAGCGCGGTGTCGGTGCGCGCGGCGTTCGCGGCCGCGACGCGGGGCGCATGGCGCGCGGGGGGCGTGCGCGACGGAATAACAGGAACCCTGGTGCCCGGGGCTCCGGCGTCCTACGCCATCTGGGAGACCGACGAGCTCGAAGTCAGTGCCCCCGCCGACGCAGTGCAGCGGTGGTCGACCGATCAGCGCTCCCGGGTGCCCGCTCTGCCGCGACTCGACGACCCGCTGCCGCGCTGCCGGCAGACGGTTCATCGGGGTGCCGTCATTCATGGGTAA
- a CDS encoding RNA polymerase-binding protein RbpA: protein MADRVLRGSRLGAVSYETDRNHDLAPRQVARYRTDNGEEFDVPFADDAEIPHTWLCRNGMEGTLIEGDAPEPKKTKPPRTHWDMLLERRSVEELEELLKERLDLIKTRRRGS, encoded by the coding sequence ATGGCTGATCGTGTCTTGAGGGGCAGTCGCCTCGGAGCCGTGAGCTACGAGACAGACCGCAACCACGACTTGGCGCCGCGTCAGGTCGCCCGCTACCGCACCGACAACGGCGAGGAGTTCGACGTTCCGTTCGCCGACGACGCCGAAATCCCCCACACCTGGCTGTGCCGCAACGGCATGGAAGGCACGCTGATCGAGGGTGACGCGCCGGAGCCCAAGAAAACCAAGCCGCCGCGCACGCACTGGGACATGCTGCTGGAGCGCCGCTCGGTCGAGGAGCTCGAAGAGCTGCTCAAGGAGCGCCTCGATCTGATCAAGACGCGCCGCCGCGGCAGCTGA
- a CDS encoding LLM class flavin-dependent oxidoreductase, giving the protein MSAAKFFWFLPTNGDSRSIVGASHASSHHTLPANYRAPSRRYLAEVARAADRLGYEGVLTPTGTWCEDAWLTASALLAETERLKFLVAFRPGLVPPTLAAQQTATLQRFSEGRVLLNIVSGGDDVEQRRFGDWLSHDERYARTGEFLHIVNSVWCQDSLDFEGKYYSVADARVSAPPDPLPQIYFGGSSPAALPIAAEYVDVYLTWGEPPQAAAAKIERVRKLAAERGRNVRFGIRLHTISRDTSAAAWAVADELLAELTPDQIAKATELHAKSESEGQRRMTALHGGRVDQLEIYPNLWAGVGLVRGGAGTALVGSHEEVANLIYEYHSLGFDEFILSGYPHLEEAYWFAEGVLPILKQKGVA; this is encoded by the coding sequence ATGTCGGCCGCCAAGTTTTTCTGGTTCCTGCCCACCAATGGGGACAGTCGTTCGATCGTCGGCGCGTCGCACGCGTCGTCCCACCACACGCTGCCCGCGAACTACCGCGCGCCGAGTCGGCGGTATCTGGCCGAGGTGGCCCGTGCTGCCGACCGCCTCGGCTACGAAGGCGTGCTCACGCCGACCGGAACCTGGTGCGAGGACGCCTGGTTGACCGCGTCGGCGCTGCTTGCCGAGACCGAGCGGCTGAAGTTCCTCGTCGCGTTTCGGCCCGGGCTGGTGCCGCCGACGTTGGCTGCGCAGCAGACGGCGACACTGCAGCGGTTCTCGGAAGGGCGGGTGCTGCTCAACATCGTCAGCGGCGGCGACGATGTGGAGCAGCGCCGGTTCGGCGACTGGCTCAGCCACGACGAGCGCTACGCCCGCACCGGGGAGTTCCTGCACATCGTGAATTCGGTGTGGTGCCAGGACTCGCTCGATTTCGAAGGCAAGTACTACTCGGTGGCCGACGCTCGCGTTTCGGCACCGCCGGATCCGTTGCCGCAGATCTACTTCGGTGGCTCGTCTCCGGCCGCGCTGCCGATCGCTGCGGAGTACGTCGACGTGTATTTGACGTGGGGCGAGCCACCGCAGGCGGCTGCGGCCAAGATCGAGCGGGTGCGCAAGCTGGCCGCCGAGCGTGGCCGCAACGTACGGTTCGGCATCCGCCTGCACACCATCAGCCGCGACACCTCGGCGGCGGCGTGGGCCGTCGCCGATGAACTGCTCGCCGAGCTCACCCCTGACCAGATTGCCAAAGCCACTGAGCTGCATGCCAAGTCGGAATCGGAAGGGCAGCGGCGAATGACCGCCCTGCACGGCGGCCGCGTCGATCAGCTCGAGATCTACCCGAACCTGTGGGCCGGCGTTGGCCTGGTCCGCGGCGGTGCTGGCACAGCCTTGGTCGGCAGTCACGAAGAAGTCGCGAACCTGATCTACGAGTATCACTCGCTGGGCTTCGACGAGTTCATCCTGTCGGGCTATCCGCATTTGGAGGAGGCCTACTGGTTCGCCGAAGGCGTGTTGCCGATCTTGAAGCAGAAGGGCGTCGCCTAG
- a CDS encoding polyprenol monophosphomannose synthase, producing the protein MSVPRGGAQRPGDGRAQRPSERTLVIIPTFNERENLPLIVGRVHKARPDVHILIVDDNSPDGTGDLADELSLADTDRIHVMHRTAKGGLGAAYLAGFAWGLNREYSVLVEMDADGSHPPEQLHRLLDAVDGGADLVIGSRYVPGGDVRNWPRRRMVLSRTANGYSRILLGVDIHDITAGYRAYRREVLEKIDLAAVDSKGYCFQIDLTWRTINNGFIVVEVPITFTEREFGQSKMSGSNIREALFKVAEWGIRGRMDRARGVGVTR; encoded by the coding sequence ATGAGCGTCCCAAGGGGCGGAGCGCAGCGACCGGGGGACGGCCGAGCTCAGCGCCCGAGTGAGCGCACTCTGGTCATCATCCCCACGTTCAACGAGCGGGAGAACCTGCCGCTGATCGTTGGCCGTGTCCACAAGGCGCGTCCCGACGTGCACATTCTGATCGTCGACGACAACAGCCCCGATGGCACCGGCGACCTGGCCGATGAGCTTTCACTGGCCGACACCGACCGAATCCATGTGATGCACCGGACGGCAAAGGGCGGTCTGGGCGCCGCCTATTTGGCCGGTTTCGCCTGGGGCCTGAATCGCGAGTACTCGGTGCTCGTCGAGATGGACGCCGACGGCAGCCATCCGCCAGAACAGCTACATCGGCTGCTCGACGCCGTCGACGGCGGCGCGGACCTGGTGATCGGCTCGCGCTACGTGCCAGGCGGCGATGTGCGCAACTGGCCGCGTCGCCGGATGGTGCTGTCCCGCACGGCCAATGGCTACTCGCGAATCCTGCTCGGCGTCGACATTCACGACATCACCGCGGGCTACCGCGCCTACCGGCGAGAGGTGCTGGAGAAGATCGACCTGGCCGCAGTCGACTCGAAGGGCTACTGCTTCCAGATCGACCTGACCTGGCGCACGATCAACAACGGGTTCATCGTCGTCGAGGTGCCGATCACGTTCACTGAACGCGAGTTCGGCCAGTCCAAAATGAGCGGATCCAACATCCGCGAGGCCCTGTTCAAGGTCGCGGAGTGGGGTATCCGCGGGCGGATGGACCGGGCCCGCGGAGTAGGCGTCACTCGCTGA
- a CDS encoding dienelactone hydrolase family protein, translating into MTTIAIDTPDGPIEALLSIPVGQGPWPGVVVVHDAIGYRPDNESTSARITAAGFVAITPNLYSRGGRARCITRVFRELLTQRGRALDDILAARDHVQSIPECTGSVGVVGFCMGGQFALVMAPKGFGAAAPFYGTPLPRHLSETLDGACPVVASFGRRDPLGVGAPAKLRKVVDDKGITADIKAYPDAGHSFANKLPAQPLLRITGFGYNEAATEDAYGRVFAFFSEHLDTAR; encoded by the coding sequence GTGACCACGATCGCCATCGACACCCCTGACGGCCCGATCGAAGCACTGCTGAGCATCCCCGTCGGACAGGGTCCCTGGCCTGGCGTGGTGGTGGTGCACGATGCCATCGGTTACCGCCCCGACAACGAGTCGACGTCGGCGCGTATCACCGCCGCGGGGTTCGTCGCCATCACGCCGAACCTGTATTCGCGAGGCGGCAGGGCGCGATGCATCACGCGGGTGTTCCGGGAGTTGTTGACCCAACGCGGCCGCGCGCTGGACGACATCCTGGCCGCCCGCGACCACGTGCAGTCGATTCCGGAGTGCACCGGCTCGGTCGGCGTGGTGGGATTCTGCATGGGCGGCCAGTTCGCACTGGTGATGGCGCCCAAGGGTTTTGGGGCAGCAGCACCGTTCTACGGCACTCCCCTGCCCCGCCACCTCAGCGAGACGCTAGATGGCGCCTGCCCGGTGGTGGCGAGCTTCGGCCGACGCGACCCGCTTGGCGTGGGCGCTCCCGCGAAGCTGCGCAAGGTCGTCGACGACAAGGGCATCACCGCCGACATCAAGGCCTACCCCGACGCGGGCCACAGTTTCGCGAACAAACTGCCGGCCCAGCCACTGCTGCGGATCACCGGATTCGGCTACAACGAGGCGGCAACGGAGGATGCCTACGGCCGAGTCTTCGCGTTCTTCAGCGAGCACCTGGACACAGCGCGTTAG
- a CDS encoding PPOX class F420-dependent oxidoreductase: MSVTFADVAKSEYILLTTFTKDGRPKPTAIWAAPDGDRLLVITQEQSWKVKRIRNTPRVTVAACDMRGNAKSEAVEATATILDKAHNGTVYDAIGKRYGLIGKTFNLFSKLRGGMKNNVGLELKAA, from the coding sequence GTGTCCGTCACCTTCGCCGATGTTGCCAAGTCCGAATACATCCTGCTGACTACCTTCACCAAGGACGGCAGGCCCAAGCCAACCGCCATCTGGGCGGCGCCCGATGGTGATCGTCTGCTCGTCATCACCCAAGAACAGTCGTGGAAGGTCAAGCGAATCCGCAACACCCCTCGCGTGACCGTGGCCGCGTGCGACATGCGGGGCAACGCGAAAAGCGAAGCCGTCGAGGCCACCGCGACCATCCTCGACAAGGCCCACAACGGCACGGTGTACGACGCGATCGGCAAGCGCTACGGCTTGATCGGCAAGACGTTCAATCTGTTCAGCAAGCTGCGCGGCGGCATGAAGAACAACGTCGGGCTCGAACTGAAGGCGGCGTAG
- a CDS encoding cation diffusion facilitator family transporter: MGFGHSHDHTHDVDDAMRDSAAGIRAVKISLVVLGLTAAAQCVIVAVSGSVALFADTVHNFSDALTAVPLWIAFSMSRRAATRRYTYGFGRVEDLAGLFVVSVIAISAVVAAVEAIRRLLDPVPLAHLGWVATAGVVGFVGNEVVALYRIRGGKRIGSASLRADGMHARADGLTSLAVVAGAVGAALGFPAADPIVGLVIAGAIVVVLVFAARDVFGRLLDRVDPDLVDDAVTVLAARPGVRAVRRVRMRWVGHQLEADAELDVDPSLSLADAHSVAHGAEHELAHSIPKLASVIVHAYPAHDGVLSS, from the coding sequence ATGGGCTTCGGACATAGCCACGACCACACCCACGACGTCGACGACGCCATGCGCGACAGCGCCGCGGGTATCCGCGCAGTGAAGATCAGCCTGGTGGTGCTCGGCCTCACCGCCGCGGCGCAGTGCGTGATCGTCGCGGTTTCGGGCTCGGTCGCGTTGTTCGCTGACACCGTGCACAACTTCTCTGACGCGCTGACCGCGGTGCCACTGTGGATCGCCTTCTCGATGAGCCGGCGCGCCGCCACCCGTCGCTACACGTATGGCTTTGGGCGAGTTGAGGACCTGGCCGGGCTGTTCGTGGTGTCGGTGATCGCGATCTCGGCAGTGGTAGCCGCCGTCGAGGCCATCCGCCGGTTGTTGGATCCCGTGCCGTTGGCGCATCTGGGGTGGGTCGCGACGGCCGGCGTCGTCGGGTTCGTCGGCAATGAAGTGGTGGCCCTGTATCGCATTCGGGGCGGCAAGCGGATCGGGTCGGCGTCGCTGCGGGCCGACGGAATGCACGCGCGCGCAGACGGATTGACATCGTTGGCGGTGGTCGCCGGTGCTGTCGGCGCGGCGCTTGGCTTTCCGGCGGCTGACCCCATCGTCGGCTTGGTCATCGCTGGCGCGATCGTAGTCGTGTTGGTGTTCGCGGCGCGCGACGTGTTCGGCAGGCTGCTGGATCGCGTCGACCCCGACCTGGTCGACGATGCCGTCACGGTGCTGGCCGCCCGGCCGGGAGTTCGCGCGGTCCGACGAGTCAGGATGCGCTGGGTCGGACATCAACTGGAAGCCGACGCGGAACTCGACGTCGACCCGTCACTGAGCCTGGCCGATGCACACTCTGTCGCCCATGGCGCCGAACATGAACTGGCCCATAGCATTCCGAAGCTCGCGTCGGTGATCGTGCACGCCTATCCCGCGCACGACGGTGTGCTCAGCAGCTGA
- a CDS encoding PPOX class F420-dependent oxidoreductase: protein MADTFEDVARSKYLLLTTYTKDGRPKPTTVWGVLEGDRLLISTDDGSWKTKRINNTPRVTIQRSTALGKPKGEPVEAVARNLPKAENRRVFDLVTRKYWWHAWWWVPQAIIRGGVDKVHSAIEVTAA, encoded by the coding sequence GTGGCGGACACCTTTGAGGACGTGGCGCGGTCCAAATATCTGTTGCTGACCACGTACACCAAAGACGGTAGGCCCAAGCCGACCACGGTGTGGGGAGTGCTCGAGGGCGACAGGCTGTTGATCAGCACTGACGACGGTTCGTGGAAGACCAAGCGGATCAACAACACTCCGCGGGTCACCATCCAGAGGTCGACGGCGCTCGGCAAGCCCAAGGGTGAACCTGTAGAGGCCGTCGCACGCAATCTGCCGAAGGCCGAAAACCGCCGCGTCTTCGACCTGGTCACCAGGAAGTATTGGTGGCACGCGTGGTGGTGGGTGCCACAGGCGATCATCCGCGGGGGCGTCGACAAGGTGCACAGCGCGATCGAAGTCACCGCTGCCTAA
- a CDS encoding FxsA family protein, giving the protein MAMRLFLIYVVVELAVIVALTSTIGFGWTTLALLATWLVGVSLAGSQLKRHLRRLQSGLTAAGVQGAAADSLLVALGTVLVVIPGLASSVMGSLLLLPPTRAVGRPLVTALAARRAPLVVATSTGATATGWGYDASGGGDYIDGEVIDVQPYRVVERKPE; this is encoded by the coding sequence ATGGCCATGCGGTTGTTTCTGATCTACGTTGTCGTCGAGTTGGCGGTCATTGTGGCTCTGACGTCGACGATCGGCTTCGGCTGGACCACCTTGGCCCTGCTCGCGACCTGGCTGGTCGGGGTAAGCCTGGCCGGTTCACAGCTCAAGCGGCATCTTCGTCGGCTTCAGTCGGGCCTGACTGCCGCCGGCGTGCAAGGGGCGGCCGCGGACAGCCTGCTCGTCGCGCTCGGTACCGTGCTCGTCGTGATTCCCGGTCTGGCCAGCTCCGTGATGGGCTCGCTGCTGCTGTTGCCGCCGACCCGCGCCGTCGGACGCCCGCTCGTCACGGCGTTGGCGGCCCGGCGGGCCCCGCTGGTCGTCGCCACCAGCACAGGCGCCACCGCGACCGGCTGGGGATATGACGCCTCCGGCGGAGGCGACTACATCGACGGCGAGGTCATCGACGTTCAGCCCTACCGCGTCGTGGAGCGCAAGCCCGAGTAA
- a CDS encoding ArsR/SmtB family transcription factor, which yields MNADKKVCGRRLADEQADLVVEVFRMLSDSTRVQVLWALADRELSVNDLAGRVGKPGPSVSQHLAKLRMARLVRTRREGTQVFYRLENDHVRQLVTDAVHNAEHAAGGVPAHHLDDGELRVLHEGAG from the coding sequence ATGAATGCAGATAAGAAGGTCTGCGGACGGCGGCTGGCCGACGAGCAAGCCGACCTTGTCGTCGAGGTATTCCGGATGCTCTCCGACTCCACCCGCGTTCAGGTGCTCTGGGCGCTCGCCGACCGCGAGCTATCCGTCAATGACCTGGCCGGACGGGTCGGCAAGCCGGGGCCGTCGGTGTCGCAACACCTGGCCAAGCTGCGGATGGCCCGGCTGGTGCGCACCCGGCGCGAGGGCACGCAGGTGTTCTACCGGCTTGAGAACGACCACGTCCGTCAGCTCGTCACCGACGCGGTGCACAACGCCGAACACGCGGCAGGGGGCGTCCCCGCCCACCACCTGGACGACGGCGAGCTGCGCGTGCTGCACGAGGGGGCGGGCTGA